The Candidatus Methylarchaceae archaeon HK02M2 nucleotide sequence GAGGAGCTGAAGAAATCATCGCTCTAGAACTGTCATCGAAGAGGGAAGATATAGAAAAGTTGTCAACTTATGCCTATAAAGTAAATGATCTCTTATCACCTTTAGCAAGTGGCTCATACTTTGTAGACGGGATGGTTATCGTACCATGCAGCTCTAAGACTTTAGGGGTGATTGCATATGGTTACTCTGATAACCTACTACTTAGGGCTGCAGAAGTTACGATTAAGCAAGGAAGAAAATTGATACTTGTCCCAAGGGAGACCCCTCTCAGTGCAATCAGTCTTGAAAATATGCTCAAGTTGGCTAAAATAGGTGTAGTGATACTTCCAGCAATGCCTGCTTTTTATCACAATCCAAAAAATTTGAATCAATTAATAAACTTCGTCGTTGGAAAGATACTTGACAGTCTTGAGATAGAGCACAATCTTTTCAAGAGATGGACAGGAGAAAAAAAGGGATAATATAGTCATAGAAATTTCACCAATTACCAATCATATACAGATAAAGTATATTGATAGATGCACTTCCATTTATGTAACCTGCACCAATTTAATAAAATATTAAAATAAATAGCATATTTTAACAACTCGTAGGGGTTACTATCAGATTGGCTACATTCCCAAAGCTTCACGATATTATCAGTCTTGAAGATGGGATAGACTTTGAGATTAAAGAAATTTTATACAAAAGCCTTGAAGGAAAAGAAATTGTGAAAGAAGAGGCGAATAATTTAATAAAGAGTGATGAACGCAATCTTCAAGCGTTAAAATACGTAGCAAGATATAAAAGAGATACCGGTAAACGAAAGCGTATAACCCACTCAAGAAACGTATTTATACCTTTGACAAATCTTTGCAGAAATAGATGTGGTTACTGCAATTTTAGAAAAGAACCCACAGATCCTGATGCAGAGATCATGAATCCAAATAAAGTTCTATCTTTTGCTGAAGTTGGTAAAAGGAATCATTGTACAGAAGCTCTTTTCACTTTGGGAGAAAAGCCTGAGAGACGCTATCCAGAAGCTCATAGATGGTTGAAGCGACTGGGATATGAGAGCATGTTAGAATATCTACGTGATATGTGTGAGATTGTTATAAAAAAGACAGGGCTTCTACCTCACTCTAATCCGGGCATTATGACGAAGAGTGAAATGGCTGATTTAAAAGATGTAAATGCTAGCATCGGGTTAATGCTGGAGAATGTAAGCGATAGATTATGTGATAAAGGTAAGCCACATGAGTTCTCTCCAAGTAAAAGACCTAAGCTGAGATTGGCTACAATTGAGAATGCAGGACAACTCAAAATACCATTCACCACTGGCTTATTGATAGGTTTAGGCGAAACACCTGAAGAGATCGTTGAATCACTTTATGCTATAAATAAGTTAAATAGAAGATATGGGCATATTCA carries:
- the cofG gene encoding 7,8-didemethyl-8-hydroxy-5-deazariboflavin synthase CofG; translation: MATFPKLHDIISLEDGIDFEIKEILYKSLEGKEIVKEEANNLIKSDERNLQALKYVARYKRDTGKRKRITHSRNVFIPLTNLCRNRCGYCNFRKEPTDPDAEIMNPNKVLSFAEVGKRNHCTEALFTLGEKPERRYPEAHRWLKRLGYESMLEYLRDMCEIVIKKTGLLPHSNPGIMTKSEMADLKDVNASIGLMLENVSDRLCDKGKPHEFSPSKRPKLRLATIENAGQLKIPFTTGLLIGLGETPEEIVESLYAINKLNRRYGHIQEVIIQSFKAKPYTPMASHPELNKKEIIKVISVSRLIFGSKMNIQVPPNLYPNECEEYLYSGINDWGGISPVTTDFVNPEAPWPDIMTLKNATERQGFEFKARLPIYPEFILNKAVFLPKPLKNHILSLVDHEGYVKEVP
- a CDS encoding UbiX family flavin prenyltransferase, which translates into the protein MKIIVGITGASGVIYGKRLLEVLSDKSVETYLIVSRGAEEIIALELSSKREDIEKLSTYAYKVNDLLSPLASGSYFVDGMVIVPCSSKTLGVIAYGYSDNLLLRAAEVTIKQGRKLILVPRETPLSAISLENMLKLAKIGVVILPAMPAFYHNPKNLNQLINFVVGKILDSLEIEHNLFKRWTGEKKG